One genomic segment of Paenibacillus xylanexedens includes these proteins:
- a CDS encoding GNAT family N-acetyltransferase — protein sequence MSVHIRLLNENDPVIISKAFQEQGWGRSPEQYLHYLAEQQNGERVTLVAELNGEFAGIVNVLWYSSYPSFREQGIPEINDFNVLMKFQRQGIGSRLMDRAEEVILERTDVAGIGVGVFSDYGKAQVLYAHRGYIPDGHGVHKHDHYIQPGEETIMDDDVVLYLTKKLKVTQ from the coding sequence ATGAGTGTACATATCAGACTATTAAATGAGAACGATCCTGTAATCATATCAAAGGCGTTTCAGGAGCAGGGTTGGGGGAGATCCCCTGAGCAGTATCTTCATTACTTGGCTGAACAACAGAATGGGGAACGCGTAACCTTGGTAGCCGAGTTGAATGGAGAATTTGCCGGAATCGTGAATGTATTGTGGTATTCCAGCTACCCGTCTTTCAGGGAACAAGGCATTCCCGAAATTAACGATTTTAATGTGCTGATGAAGTTCCAGCGCCAAGGTATTGGTTCACGGTTGATGGACCGAGCAGAGGAAGTTATTCTGGAACGAACGGATGTAGCAGGCATTGGTGTAGGTGTGTTTTCCGATTATGGCAAAGCGCAAGTTCTATATGCCCATCGCGGGTACATACCAGACGGTCACGGTGTACACAAACATGATCATTACATTCAGCCGGGTGAAGAAACGATTATGGACGACGATGTTGTACTTTATCTTACGAAGAAGTTAAAAGTCACGCAATAA
- a CDS encoding VOC family protein codes for MFSKVGQIMLYVNNQDESLAFWTEVAGFHIVDEVNLDEGMRWIEIAPTPNSQTSIILHDKEFVERMSAGVNLGTPSLMFFTENLDQLYADLAGKHVTVGEIVEMPTGRVFNFADNEGNYFAVLERAK; via the coding sequence ATGTTTAGCAAAGTCGGCCAGATTATGTTGTATGTCAACAATCAAGATGAATCACTGGCATTTTGGACGGAAGTTGCAGGATTCCACATTGTGGATGAAGTAAACCTTGACGAGGGTATGAGATGGATTGAGATTGCGCCTACCCCAAATTCGCAGACAAGCATTATTCTTCATGACAAGGAGTTTGTGGAGCGGATGTCGGCGGGTGTAAATCTGGGCACACCTTCGTTAATGTTCTTCACCGAAAATCTGGATCAGTTATATGCCGACTTGGCTGGTAAACATGTAACGGTTGGAGAGATTGTAGAGATGCCAACCGGGCGTGTTTTCAACTTTGCTGATAATGAAGGAAATTACTTTGCAGTTTTGGAACGGGCGAAGTAA
- a CDS encoding class I SAM-dependent methyltransferase gives MEQLRRNVVVEKTIKSVQDLYDMLDADFRSAKQFWEPFYEDRNRPIPFFPNKPDENLVAHVNEGVLSGGKALELGCGPGRNALYLTRQGYQVDAYDLSETAIAWAKERAAEEQLDVHFECRSVFELSLEQEYDLVYDSGCLHHLLPHQRIPYIEMIHNALRPGGYFGMTCFAPGYGDIGGPEIVMTDWQVYQEKSMRGGLAFTEEKLRYMLEDGFECVEFRAMKSLEQHEPYFGVPFLWATLWRKKNS, from the coding sequence ATGGAGCAGTTAAGGAGGAATGTGGTTGTGGAAAAGACGATTAAAAGTGTACAGGATCTATATGATATGCTCGATGCGGATTTCAGATCTGCCAAGCAGTTTTGGGAACCTTTCTATGAGGATCGGAACAGACCAATCCCCTTTTTCCCAAACAAACCGGATGAGAATCTGGTAGCGCATGTGAACGAAGGTGTGCTGAGCGGCGGCAAGGCACTGGAACTGGGGTGTGGCCCGGGCAGAAATGCGTTGTATTTAACCCGCCAAGGATATCAGGTAGATGCTTATGATCTTTCGGAGACAGCTATTGCTTGGGCTAAAGAGAGGGCGGCAGAAGAGCAACTGGACGTGCATTTTGAATGTCGATCTGTGTTCGAATTGTCCCTAGAACAAGAATATGATCTTGTCTACGACTCTGGTTGCCTGCACCATCTGTTGCCACATCAGCGCATTCCCTACATAGAGATGATCCACAATGCACTCCGGCCTGGAGGATACTTTGGAATGACTTGTTTTGCTCCTGGCTATGGCGATATTGGTGGGCCTGAGATCGTTATGACTGATTGGCAGGTGTATCAAGAGAAGTCGATGCGCGGTGGTCTTGCGTTCACGGAGGAGAAGCTTCGCTACATGCTGGAAGATGGCTTTGAATGTGTGGAGTTCCGTGCAATGAAGTCGCTGGAGCAACATGAACCGTATTTTGGTGTACCTTTTCTCTGGGCCACGTTGTGGAGAAAGAAAAACTCGTAA